In Xanthomonas sp. SI, the following are encoded in one genomic region:
- the hemF gene encoding oxygen-dependent coproporphyrinogen oxidase: MTEFDRVRDYLTGLQDRICAAIEAADGQARFAEDLWQRAEGGGGRTRILRDGALFEQAGIGFSDVSGTRLPPSASANRPELAGASWRATGVSLVFHPHSPYLPTTHANVRFFRAERDGQTVAWWFGGGFDLTPYYPFDEDVRHWHRTAQALCAPFGEDRYAAHKRWCDEYFFLKHRNETRGVGGLFFDDLHADFERDFAYQRAVGDGFLDAYLPILERRRALPWGEREREFQLYRRGRYVEFNLVYDRGTLFGLQSGGRSESILMSLPPRVRWEYGFQPEPDSAEARLAEYLVPRDWLA; encoded by the coding sequence ATGACCGAGTTCGACCGAGTACGCGATTACCTGACCGGGCTGCAGGACCGCATCTGCGCCGCCATCGAGGCCGCCGACGGCCAGGCCCGCTTCGCCGAAGACCTGTGGCAGCGAGCGGAAGGCGGCGGCGGGCGCACCCGCATCCTGCGCGACGGCGCGCTGTTCGAGCAGGCCGGGATCGGCTTCTCCGACGTGTCCGGCACGCGCCTGCCGCCCTCGGCAAGCGCCAACCGCCCGGAACTGGCCGGCGCCTCGTGGCGCGCCACCGGCGTGTCGCTGGTGTTCCACCCGCACAGCCCCTACCTGCCCACCACCCACGCCAACGTGCGCTTCTTCCGCGCCGAGCGCGACGGCCAGACCGTGGCCTGGTGGTTCGGCGGCGGCTTCGACCTGACCCCGTACTACCCGTTCGACGAGGACGTGCGCCACTGGCACCGCACCGCGCAGGCGCTGTGCGCGCCGTTCGGCGAGGACCGCTATGCCGCGCACAAGCGCTGGTGCGACGAGTACTTCTTCCTCAAGCACCGCAACGAGACCCGCGGCGTGGGCGGGCTGTTCTTCGACGACCTGCACGCCGACTTCGAGCGCGACTTCGCCTACCAGCGCGCGGTCGGCGATGGTTTCCTGGACGCCTACCTGCCGATCCTCGAGCGCCGCCGCGCGCTGCCGTGGGGCGAACGCGAACGCGAGTTCCAGCTGTACCGGCGCGGGCGCTACGTCGAGTTCAACCTGGTCTACGACCGCGGCACCCTGTTCGGCCTGCAGAGCGGCGGCCGCAGCGAGAGCATCCTGATGAGCCTGCCGCCGCGGGTGCGCTGGGAATACGGCTTCCAGCCCGAACCGGACAGCGCCGAGGCGCGCCTGGCCGAGTACCTGGTGCCGCGCGACTGGCTGGCATGA
- a CDS encoding DUF2164 domain-containing protein produces the protein MSRAPLPSGVLGREDKARIAEQLQRYLREELQQQIGSFEAEFLLDFVAERIGAQFYNRGLQDARAQLATQWDALDDALYQLEQPTETRR, from the coding sequence ATGAGCCGCGCGCCGTTGCCGTCTGGCGTACTGGGGCGCGAGGACAAGGCGCGCATCGCCGAGCAGCTGCAGCGCTACCTGCGCGAGGAACTGCAGCAGCAGATCGGCAGCTTCGAGGCCGAATTCCTGCTCGATTTCGTCGCCGAGCGCATCGGCGCGCAGTTCTACAATCGCGGCCTGCAGGATGCGCGCGCGCAGCTGGCCACCCAGTGGGACGCGCTGGACGACGCGCTGTATCAACTGGAACAACCGACCGAGACGCGCCGCTAA
- a CDS encoding YetF domain-containing protein, producing the protein MPDLFHLSMPWWEFIFRAVVVYVAVLTMVRVSGKRAMGQLTPFDMLLIVLLGNAVQNALLGQDTSLGGGLLLAATLIALNFGVGLITSRSDRAERLIEGEPVVLARDGHVFRQVLRRELVSNADFEAAMRQQGCPGLDNVRLALLETNGHITILTAKDG; encoded by the coding sequence ATGCCCGATCTTTTTCATCTGTCGATGCCGTGGTGGGAATTCATTTTCCGCGCGGTGGTGGTGTATGTGGCGGTACTGACCATGGTGCGGGTATCGGGCAAGCGCGCGATGGGGCAATTGACACCGTTCGACATGCTGCTGATCGTGCTGCTCGGCAATGCGGTGCAGAACGCCCTGCTGGGCCAGGACACCTCGCTCGGCGGCGGCCTGTTGCTGGCGGCGACGCTGATCGCGCTGAACTTCGGGGTCGGCCTGATCACCTCGCGCAGCGACCGCGCCGAGCGGCTGATCGAAGGCGAGCCGGTGGTGCTGGCGCGCGACGGCCATGTGTTCCGCCAGGTGCTGCGCCGCGAACTGGTCAGCAACGCCGATTTCGAGGCGGCGATGCGCCAGCAGGGCTGCCCGGGCCTGGACAACGTGCGCCTGGCGCTGCTGGAGACCAACGGCCACATCACGATCCTGACCGCCAAGGATGGTTGA
- the polA gene encoding DNA polymerase I, giving the protein MSRLVLIDGSSYLYRAFHALPPLTNPAGEPTGALFGVVNMLRATLKERPEYVAFVVDAPGKTFRDDLYAQYKANRPPMPDELRAQVEPMCQIVHALGITILREGGVEADDVIGTLALQGAGDGLDVTISTGDKDFAQLVRPGVQLVNTMSGSRMDSDAAVMEKFGVWPSQIVDLLALMGDAIDNVPGVDKCGPKTAAKWLAEYGSLDGVMANADAIKGKIGENLRAALARLPLNRELVTIKTDVALPGGPRTLALREQEPDLLRGLYQRYGFTQALRDLDGGVAAPAGAAEVTPSLRGTAAGYARAAAPIDDTLDPALAAKGDYAAIMTPEQFEHLLQRLRAADGFAFDSETDALDAMRANLVGLSFAIEPGRADYLPLGHDYPGAPVQLDRSLALAALKPLLEDPAKPKVGQHGKYDLHVLRRHGVDVRGYADDTMLESFVLNSTASRHDMDSLARRYLGYDTVKYEDVAGKGAKQIAFSQVAIDDATGYAAEDADITLRLHRALSAQLDAEPALAKVYREIEMPLVPVLARIEANGVSVDMAELRRQSQDLSQRMLAAQQKATALAGRTFNLDSPKQLQAVLFDELKLPALMKTPKGQPSTNEEALEAIADQHELPRVILEYRGLAKLRSTYTDKLPEMINPDTGRVHTSYHQAGAATGRLSSADPNLQNIPIRTDDGRRIRRAFVAPSGRKLIACDYSQIELRIMAHLSEDPGLLRAFGAGVDVHRATAAEVFGRKLEDVTNNERRAAKAINFGLMYGMSAFGLARNLGIGRGEAQDYVALYFSRYPAVRDFMERMREQARTQGYVETLFGRRLYLNDINAKQQGLRAGAERAAINAPMQGTAADIIKRAMVTVDAWLEQHRERALMILQVHDELVFEADADFVDTLLPEVTRLMAGAAELKVPLVVDSGVGDNWDEAH; this is encoded by the coding sequence ATGAGCCGATTAGTCCTGATCGACGGGTCCAGTTACCTGTATCGCGCGTTCCACGCGCTTCCCCCGCTGACCAACCCCGCCGGCGAGCCCACCGGCGCGCTGTTCGGCGTGGTCAACATGCTGCGTGCCACGCTGAAGGAGCGTCCCGAGTACGTCGCCTTCGTGGTCGATGCGCCGGGCAAGACCTTCCGCGACGACCTGTACGCACAGTACAAGGCCAACCGCCCGCCGATGCCCGACGAGCTGCGCGCGCAGGTCGAGCCGATGTGCCAGATCGTGCACGCGCTGGGCATCACCATCCTGCGCGAGGGCGGGGTGGAGGCCGACGACGTGATCGGCACCCTGGCCCTGCAGGGCGCCGGCGACGGCCTGGACGTGACCATCTCCACCGGCGACAAGGACTTCGCCCAGCTGGTGCGCCCCGGCGTGCAGCTGGTCAACACCATGAGCGGCAGCCGCATGGACTCCGACGCGGCGGTGATGGAGAAGTTCGGCGTGTGGCCGAGCCAGATCGTCGACCTGCTGGCGCTGATGGGCGACGCCATCGACAACGTGCCGGGCGTGGACAAATGCGGCCCCAAGACCGCGGCCAAGTGGCTGGCCGAATACGGCTCGCTGGACGGGGTCATGGCCAATGCCGATGCGATCAAGGGCAAGATCGGCGAAAACCTGCGCGCGGCGCTGGCGCGGCTGCCGCTGAACCGCGAACTGGTCACGATCAAGACCGACGTGGCGCTGCCCGGCGGCCCGCGCACGCTGGCCCTGCGCGAGCAGGAGCCGGACCTGCTGCGCGGCCTGTACCAGCGCTACGGCTTCACCCAGGCGCTGCGCGACCTGGACGGCGGCGTGGCCGCCCCGGCCGGCGCCGCCGAGGTCACCCCCAGCCTGCGCGGCACCGCCGCCGGCTATGCCCGCGCCGCGGCACCGATCGACGACACCCTGGACCCGGCGCTGGCCGCCAAGGGCGACTACGCCGCGATCATGACCCCGGAGCAGTTCGAACACCTGCTGCAGCGCCTGCGCGCGGCCGACGGCTTCGCCTTCGACAGCGAGACCGACGCACTGGACGCGATGCGCGCCAACCTGGTCGGGCTCAGCTTCGCGATCGAGCCCGGCCGCGCCGACTACCTGCCGCTGGGCCACGACTACCCCGGCGCGCCGGTGCAACTGGACCGGAGCCTGGCGCTGGCGGCGCTGAAGCCCCTGCTGGAAGACCCGGCCAAGCCCAAGGTCGGCCAGCACGGCAAGTACGACCTGCACGTGCTGCGCCGCCACGGCGTGGACGTACGCGGCTACGCCGACGACACCATGCTGGAGAGCTTCGTGCTCAACTCCACCGCCAGCCGCCACGACATGGATTCGCTGGCGCGGCGCTACCTGGGCTACGACACGGTCAAGTACGAGGACGTGGCCGGCAAGGGCGCCAAGCAGATCGCGTTCTCGCAGGTGGCCATCGACGACGCCACCGGCTACGCCGCCGAGGACGCCGACATCACCCTGCGCCTGCACCGCGCGCTGTCCGCGCAGTTGGACGCCGAGCCGGCGCTGGCCAAGGTCTACCGCGAGATCGAAATGCCGCTGGTGCCGGTGCTGGCACGGATCGAGGCCAACGGCGTCAGTGTGGACATGGCCGAACTGCGCAGGCAGAGCCAGGACCTGAGCCAGCGCATGCTCGCCGCGCAGCAGAAGGCCACCGCGCTGGCTGGGCGCACCTTCAACCTGGATTCGCCCAAGCAGCTGCAGGCGGTGCTGTTCGACGAACTGAAGCTGCCGGCGCTGATGAAGACCCCCAAGGGCCAGCCCAGCACCAACGAAGAGGCGCTGGAGGCGATCGCCGACCAGCACGAACTGCCGCGGGTGATCCTGGAATACCGCGGCCTGGCCAAGCTGCGCAGCACCTACACCGACAAGCTGCCGGAGATGATCAATCCTGACACCGGCCGCGTGCACACCAGCTACCACCAGGCCGGCGCCGCCACCGGGCGGCTGTCCTCGGCCGATCCGAACCTGCAGAACATCCCGATCCGCACCGACGACGGCCGCCGTATCCGCCGCGCCTTCGTCGCCCCGTCGGGACGCAAGCTGATCGCCTGCGATTACTCGCAGATCGAACTGCGGATCATGGCCCACCTGTCCGAGGACCCGGGCCTGCTGCGCGCCTTCGGCGCCGGCGTGGACGTGCACCGCGCCACCGCCGCCGAGGTGTTCGGACGCAAGCTCGAGGACGTCACCAACAACGAGCGCCGCGCCGCCAAGGCGATCAACTTCGGCCTGATGTACGGCATGAGCGCGTTCGGCCTGGCCCGCAACCTGGGCATCGGCCGCGGCGAGGCGCAGGACTACGTGGCGCTGTACTTCAGCCGCTACCCGGCGGTGCGCGACTTCATGGAGCGCATGCGCGAGCAGGCGCGCACCCAGGGCTACGTGGAGACCCTGTTCGGCCGCCGCCTGTACCTGAACGACATCAACGCCAAGCAGCAGGGCCTGCGCGCCGGCGCCGAGCGCGCGGCGATCAACGCGCCGATGCAGGGCACCGCCGCGGACATCATCAAGCGCGCCATGGTCACCGTGGACGCCTGGCTGGAACAGCACCGCGAGCGCGCGCTGATGATCCTGCAGGTGCACGACGAACTGGTGTTCGAGGCCGATGCCGACTTCGTCGACACCCTGCTGCCCGAGGTGACCCGGCTGATGGCCGGCGCCGCCGAACTGAAGGTGCCGCTGGTGGTGGACAGCGGCGTCGGCGACAACTGGGACGAGGCGCATTAG
- a CDS encoding DUF2782 domain-containing protein yields MKALMLVPLLLLAGCASTGIGPDGPPVDVRGADVTHRTMDNGDSVDEYRVSGQLRAVKVTPANAPAYYLYDQNGDGHMDGSKDNVSPVYWKLYSW; encoded by the coding sequence ATGAAAGCCCTGATGCTGGTTCCACTGTTGCTGCTGGCGGGCTGCGCCTCGACCGGGATCGGCCCTGACGGTCCGCCGGTGGACGTCCGCGGCGCGGACGTGACCCACCGCACGATGGACAACGGCGACAGCGTGGACGAATACCGGGTCTCCGGCCAGCTGCGCGCGGTCAAGGTGACCCCGGCCAACGCCCCGGCCTACTACCTGTACGACCAGAACGGCGACGGGCACATGGACGGCAGCAAGGACAATGTGTCGCCGGTGTACTGGAAGCTGTACAGCTGGTGA
- the tssA gene encoding type VI secretion system protein TssA, producing MSTEQTLETLLAPIADDAVSGPDLEYDPDFLALDRAAANKAERAVGDSVIAAEEPDWDKVQTLALALFRRSHDLRVAIHLSAAWLRLRGLPGWADGLALVHALLAQRWDSVHPQLDAEDDDDPTARVNAVVALGDPLGLLGALRSTAFVQSPRLGRFSLRDLRVANGSVKPANAGDSVPSLTEIEACCLDCPLEALGETVAAVQRAQQLARELDALFADRIGSAAPDLKSLLGDLRELERFLLPQWTARNGGAAEGDAAGEEQAGGEGGSAAPAGAGGGNARIASPDDVMRRLDEICAYYASHEPSSPVPLLLRRAQRLVGRNFLDLLKELAPAGVSELQHVAGVRDEDA from the coding sequence ATGAGCACCGAACAGACCCTCGAGACGCTGCTGGCGCCGATCGCCGACGACGCGGTGTCCGGCCCGGACCTGGAATACGACCCCGACTTCCTGGCGCTGGACCGCGCCGCGGCGAACAAGGCCGAGCGCGCGGTCGGCGACAGCGTGATCGCCGCCGAGGAGCCCGACTGGGACAAGGTGCAGACCCTGGCGCTGGCGCTGTTCCGCCGCAGCCACGACCTGCGCGTGGCGATCCACCTGAGCGCGGCCTGGCTGCGCCTGCGCGGCCTGCCCGGCTGGGCCGACGGCCTGGCCCTGGTGCATGCGCTGCTGGCGCAGCGTTGGGACAGCGTGCATCCGCAGCTGGACGCCGAGGACGACGACGACCCGACCGCGCGGGTCAACGCCGTGGTCGCGCTGGGCGATCCGCTGGGCCTGCTCGGCGCGCTGCGCAGCACCGCCTTCGTGCAATCGCCGCGGCTGGGCCGCTTCAGCCTGCGCGACCTGCGCGTGGCCAACGGCAGCGTCAAACCGGCCAATGCTGGCGACAGCGTGCCGTCGCTGACCGAGATCGAGGCCTGCTGCCTGGACTGCCCGCTGGAAGCGTTGGGGGAGACCGTGGCCGCGGTGCAGCGCGCGCAGCAGCTGGCGCGCGAGCTGGACGCGCTGTTCGCCGATCGGATCGGCAGCGCCGCGCCGGACCTCAAGTCGCTGCTTGGCGACCTGCGCGAGCTGGAGCGCTTCCTGCTGCCGCAATGGACCGCGCGCAACGGCGGCGCAGCCGAAGGCGACGCGGCGGGCGAGGAGCAGGCCGGTGGCGAGGGCGGCAGCGCCGCGCCTGCCGGAGCCGGCGGCGGCAATGCCCGCATCGCCAGCCCCGACGACGTGATGCGCCGGCTCGACGAGATCTGCGCCTACTACGCCAGCCACGAACCCTCCAGCCCGGTGCCGCTGCTGCTGCGCCGCGCGCAGCGCCTGGTCGGACGCAACTTCCTGGACCTGCTCAAGGAACTGGCCCCGGCCGGGGTCAGCGAACTGCAGCACGTGGCCGGCGTCCGCGACGAGGACGCCTAG